A single window of Rhodamnia argentea isolate NSW1041297 chromosome 5, ASM2092103v1, whole genome shotgun sequence DNA harbors:
- the LOC115726708 gene encoding zinc finger protein ZAT12-like — MKRSIGERGFDSLSMANCLMLLSRGVEFESVVDSSLPHRVFECKTCNRQFSSFQALGGHRASHKKPRLASGDEAAQSQGSSSSPAKPKTHECSICGLEFAIGQALGGHMRRHRAATSEGAAARTAAAGAPPLSQISVVSPAQVPVVKKSNSQRVLWLDLNLTPMENESDLEFRLGTKTAAPAAIDCYVL, encoded by the coding sequence ATGAAGAGAAGCATAGGGGAGAGAGGGTTCGACAGCTTATCCATGGCGAACTGCCTGATGCTGCTCTCGCGCGGAGTCGAGTTCGAGTCCGTCGTCGACAGCTCGCTGCCCCACCGAGTCTTCGAGTGCAAGACATGCAACCGGCAGTTCTCGTCGTTCCAGGCCCTCGGCGGGCACAGGGCGAGCCACAAGAAGCCGAGGCTGGCGTCCGGTGACGAGGCGGCGCAGTCGCAGGGGTCGTCGTCATCGCCGGCAAAGCCGAAGACGCACGAGTGCTCGATCTGCGGCCTGGAGTTCGCGATCGGGCAGGCCCTGGGGGGCCACATGAGGAGGCACCGAGCCGCGACCAGCGAGGGGGCGGCAGCCCGGACGGCGGCAGCGGGGGCTCCTCCTTTGTCGCAGATCTCCGTGGTGTCGCCGGCGCAGGTGCCGGTGGTGAAGAAGTCGAACAGCCAGAGGGTCTTGTGGCTGGACCTGAACTTGACGCCGATGGAGAACGAGAGCGACCTGGAGTTTCGGTTAGGGACGAAGACGGCGGCTCCTGCCGCCATCGATTGTTACGTCCTATAG